GTATAAGTTCCAGCCACGCCTGTTGTACTTTCCCATACTTCAAGATGCGTACCCATGCCCACGGCAGCCGTTACCGTTCCTGTACTACAATCTCCAGAAACTCGTACTGCCAGTCCCCTTCCAGTACCGCCCGCTCCAGAAGCATTGCTCATCTGCGTGATGTGTGTAATACCTGTTGCGTTTGCCGTGCTTGCAACCCCACCACCAGAAGGAGAGCCACCAAGTGCGCCTCCGCTAAAGTACCATAGCCGAGCAGTAGAACTAGCGCCGTCAATCACCCATACTTTATCACAAGTAGGCTCATAAAAAATCGCTTGAATAAAGCTAAAGTTCGCAGGTGTACCACCAGAGGTAATTAGCCCGGTATCCGTATAGTTAGATGCCCCATAGGCTTCCAACTTAATGGCGGCAATACCAACAACACCACCGGTACGCCCATCCCCTGTTGTGGTACCACCTCTGCCAATATAGACAATTCCGGGGGAACCCGGTCGGTAGGCAATGCCGCGTTCTTGACCTGTAGTATTGCCATAGTTAGTACTGGTAATGCCTGTGATACCGCCTGTATTGTCGTTGGCAACATCCAAAACATTATAGCCAGCACTAAAAGTCCATTGGGCTACTGCCACTTTCGGCAAACAAAACGCCAGAAGCGTAAGCCCGACAATTTGTATTCTTGTTTTCATAACCTTATGTGTTTAATGAATGAATAAGTGATGGGTTTATTTAAGCAAGGTAAGAGGTCGGGTGGTATGGAAGGTTTCGCCAGAAAGCCGGACGAAGTACGTTCCAGCGGGTAGGTTACCAGCGTTGATACGCACGGTTTGTAAGGCATTGGCCGGAACCGAACCGGTAAACAAGGCCTGAACAGACTGTCCCAAGAGGTTAACCAGCGTAAGTGTGACGGATTGGCCTTGCTTTACCGAAAACGTGACGTTTGCACTTGGATTAAAGGGGTTGGGATACGGGGCACTCAGGTAGAACGCGGTAGGTAGTGGGTTTTCCTCGCGATCGGAAAGTGTAGCCAAAGAATTGGTGGTATTCACCGATACGATGCCATTGTTGGTAGCCATGGCAAAAATAGTGGCCGTTCCATCGCCATTGATTCGTACATCCACATCTCCAGCGCCATTCCCATTGGCACTTGAGGCTGGATTGGCAATATCAAAAAAGCCATAGCTCCATCCCGTAGCAAAGGTATTGCTGAGATTGGCCACACGGATGCTATATTGTGCCCCAGCAGCACCAATCGTTCCACTATAAGCAAAGGTGGCTAAAAACGTTTTCCCACCCGAAGAAAAAATCCGCAGGGCATTGTTGTTTACCGTCCCACCAATCGAAGCAGCCGGCAAGGTTCCGGCGACGGTCGCACTGGTTGTCTCATAATATTTAGGAGCGGTGCTGTTACCATTCACCACAAATCCTGCGCCATAAGGGAAAACGGAGGCCTGGTTACCGATGGTGGCATCGGTGCTGTATTCTGTTCCACTTAACACAGTCCCACTAGCCGGAAGCGTGAGTTTATATGCCTTGTTATTGGTCACACTTGCCACCCAAATGGCCAGGTTGCCCCCACTTACACTTCCGGTAACGGTTATTTTGTCGCCCAACCGAGCAGCGGCTGGGGTTTGGAAGGTATAGTGCGTGGCTTCAAGTTGGCTTTCTGTATCCCAGCGGTGGCAACGAAAGGGCGAGGCCGCATCCGAGTTTGCACTCACGTTACAGGCAAAGATTACTCCATCTTCACTTACCCCAACATCATTCAGCACCAAAGCGCCGCCTGCTACACCTGTCAACGACAACTCGGCGGGAGAAGCCGCAGCACCCGTATTGGCATTTAAGATGTAAATATGGTTGCCCGTATAACGCGAAACATAGTAGAGACGTTCATTTCCACCTACCACACCATAGGCCAAGCCACGGTATAAATCCAACGAGGAACTTCCTTGGCCAAGTCCGGGCATAGAACCATGCGCCAAACTCCAGTTGGTGGTGAACTGAGCATAAAGGGAAGTTGTTCCAAAGCATAACATTAAAATAAATGGTGTCAATGTTTTCATAGGATGGGTACGATTGAGGGTTAGCAGAAGATTAATATTTTGGAAATATAATTCCAAAATCAGACTTCTGAAAGGGCTTTTCCAAAAAATAGGCAGGTAAGCAACTGGGAACACCCCATGGCTAAAGCAATATCTATAAATTTCCCGTTTTTTGTCTCATCTGTGGCAAAGTAGGAGGATAAAAAAAGGGAAGAAACGCCTTGTCTCTTCCCCACAAACCTGCAAGACGATGTTCGATCAACGAATCAGGCTCAGACCTTCTTTGGCAGAAGTATCATCAGGTGCATAGAGCAAGACTTTATTAAACAATACCTTGGCTTCGTTTCTTTTACCGAGGTTAAACTTTGTCCAACCCAACATCAGCAAGCTGTAATAATCAAAAGGATACATATTGAGCACTTTTTGAAGATATTTTTCCGCACGAGGATAATCTTTACGATAATAATAAGCCACCCCTGTTTGGTAATTTGCTTTTGAATGATTGGGGTCTATCTGGAGAATTGCCAAATATTGATTGAGCATGTCATTCCATTTTTCAAGTGCGTATGCAGGCTGAACGTACCCTAACCGGGCCTCGATGGACATCGGCATTTGTTGGATACATTTTTCATAATAGCTTATTGATTCTTGGTACTTACCGTCTAAATAATAAAGCCAGCCCAAACGGAGGTTCATTTCATATGTATTGCTATACACCCGACGTAGCGAAGTGATTGCCGATGCATAATCCTTGTTATTCTCGGCGGTATAACTGCTCTTAAAAGCCTGTTGAACGTCCTGTGCATAAAGATTATTTACGGATGTGAACAGGTAAAAAAATCCGATTAAACAGATAAAGGAAGTAAGTTTAAAGCGTTTCATGGTTTTATTTTAATTCCGGTTATGATCGCATGGTTTTGATAGGACGTGTTGGATTTTTCTTTGGCTTCCAACTGATAAACGCCGTACAATGAAACGTTGGGGGTTACAGGGAATTCAGCCATTAAGCCCCACTTTTTCGTCGTAAGATCCGGTGAATTGAGGAACAAACTTCCCTTATCTTCAGAAGCCAAAGGAACACGTCCAGCGTAATAGAAGGTAGTAAGGTTCAATTTCGGGTGAATTTGGGCCCAGATCCGGGCTTTCATCAAAAAGAAGACTTGGCTATTCTCCTCAAGTAAGGTATCATATTTATGCAATGCCACTTCATTTTGCCAACCCAGCCATATGCGCCCTTTCCCCATTCGCGGCCAATACCCCACGGACAAGCCCACCTGTGTGGTCGTTGCACTGGAGTCCTTAACTGTAGCCCCTGCACTGGTTTGGAGTGCCGTTTGTAGGCGCGTCCAAGTTACCTGCGGGGTTATTTCCCAGCGAGTGGGGGCCCACCTCCAGCCTCCATATAACGCGAGGCCCTTTTGTTCCATGCCAAAGGTGTTGCTTTTGCCATTCATTCCAACCACATGCAGGGCTGTTTCGACGGTTTGGTTTGGCACAACGAGTCCTTGATTCAGCAAATAATATTGGTACTGTTGATAACGAAATCCATTATTTTCCTGAGCGATGTACGCCCCTGCATGGTAGGCCTCCATCGTACGACCCAGTCGATGGCCTATGCCAAGGGTGCTCAATACCATGGGTTTAAGTCCTTCAAGGGTGCTTAACTTTGCACCCGGCTCTATATAAGTGAACATCCACTTTCGGTTAGGCTTCAGTCCCAATCGTGCTTGGTCTTCTGGCTCCATCTCTCTCGCTACTGCATTTGCCTCCAGACCACGATCCAGCAACAATAGCGTAAAGTAGAGGTATTCTTGTGTAATGGGTTCGGAGCCAAAATATGCCAAAGCTTTGCGAAAGTGTGGCAAGGCTTGCGTGTATTGCTTTTGGCGATAATACGCAATACCCAAATACTGCCGGATCACAAAGGCATCATTGCCTTCCGCGAGGGCTTTTTCACAAATTTGTACCACCTCCTTCCAATGGGCTTTCTGAAAGGCGGCATCGGTTTGATCCAAAATTTCCGGATAAGACAAGGACCTTTCTTGTGCCTTTACGTTTCCCCAAGTGGTGAACAGTAACAACAAATAGAGGCAAAGACGAATGGATTTCATGTATTTTAAGTGGCTTATAATGCGGGAGAAATACGCCTTAAGGTAAGGTTTACGTTTCCAAATTGCCCCGAAAACGCCGTGATATGCCCTTGTACAATTTGGGTTTTAAAGGCATATTGTTGTTTTTTATGGCTTCCAATAAATAACTCGACCGATGAACGGACGGTGATATCCTGAGGTACTTCTTCGGGCGCTTCATTGATGGCCGTAAATGCAGCTTTCCCCGTTACATGAAAAGGAGACCAGAAGTCAGAAATCCAGCGCCTTGGAGTTTGCCAGATTTGGTGGAGTGGTAACTCATCAAAAACAGAAACCCCCCGATAAAATGCCAATAACACCTTATGACACCCCATATAAAAGGCAAATAAGTCACTTTTTCGGTCGCCTTCATAATGGGTAAAATAAAAAACGGTTCCATCATTCACAAAATAGGCTCGTGTACCCGAAGCAACTTCATGGAAGCAGGTCTTATTCCAAGCATCTGTTTCCACTTGCCAATGGGTTACTTCGCCCTCCTTGTCTTCTCGTTGGAAAGAAACCGTTTGACCAGGGAGAAAAGCAAAAGCGGCAGCTAAACCTGCATGGGATTGGACAGCCGATATCTGTTCTCCTTCTTCGGGATAGCCATATTGCCTTAGTGCTACCCCTTCTGTTGAATGGGTTAAATAGGCTGCGATGGGATACCGAAGGGTAGCAGCACCAATATAAGGCGTGGCCTGTAGCTGAAAATGCAAATGAGGCTCTGGCGAACGTCCAGAATTCCCTACTACACCGAGACGTTGTCCGGTTTGTACAATATCGCCAGTTTTTACACAAACCGTCCCCGCTTTCAAGTGGCTCAATTTGGAATAAAGGCCCTCTGCATGTTGGATAACCACTGTATTGCCCCAATTTTGCCCAAGATTGATCTGTCCGATTTCATTTTCGGGAATGTGGTCTTGTACAGCCACAACAACCCCATTTGCGGGTGCCAAAGCCGGAAGGTTATAACAATAATAATTTTCTCGATGCATGCCGGGATACTCAAACGTTCTCCCTTCGGCATCCGTCTGATCGAAATCCCAAGCGTATTGCCAATGTTCCCGATGTGTAATTCCGCCATTATGCCCTTGCGATACACGCCATGTTCCAAAAAAGGGTAAATAAATTTGCTGCCAAACAAATCCTTTAAACCTTTGTTTTTGATTGTGATACGCATATAAATTTTCTTCTGGCGAACGCAATTGTAACAAAACGGGTGCCAATACATCGGTACGATTAGAGAACTTAATGACGTACATCATAAAGCCAGTTGCCAGTGCAAAAGGCAACGAATATATAGGCACCTGAAACATCTTCGCGAACTCAGATAGTCCCGCATTCAACGTCATAACCAACGGAATAACGGCCATAGCGAGGCCATAGCTATGTACATTAGGAATAAAAAAGTACCCCCCCAGCGCCAAGGTTGTCAGGACGTAATTAAACCCTAATGTGCCGTAATTTAAGGTTGTGAGGTCCATACCCAACATCCATTGCGAACCATAGCCCAGCAAAAAACCCATAATGGAAAGCGAAAACAAAATACGCGAAGCAACCAACAATCCCAGTGCAATCAAAAGCCCGGCAAACCAATTGTTCTGGAACAAAATGGCAGCCAACGAACGCAAATAACCTTCCATTAAACTGGGTAATTGCACCCCTAAAAAGGCTTCATAAGCCTGAACCAATCCACTTCCACCCCATTTATAAAGTTCATTGAGGGTATAGATAGAACCGGTACTCCACTCCAGCAAAGCAAATTGCCGCGAGGCCACTTCCATCATCCAAATACCCAACACAAAAGGCAGGCTGAGTACCGGAACTCCCCAATGCGAGAGGCCGTAATGTAGCGCAACCCCTATTACGAGCGTAAACATACAAGCCGCTACCAACAAAAGGACAAAAGGGAAATTTACCTGAAATAAAAGGGCCAACCCAAAAACGACCAACAGGCTATTAAGCCCCAACATGCCGCCACGGATAAGCGATTTATCGAATCCGGCGATCCACGCCAGAGCATGTGTGAGCCAAATGGCCGGAAGCCCCCAACGCCCCACTTCCCAATTGGTGAAAGAGGCCACCATCACCATAACCGAAAGTACACGGCTTTGGGAGAAAAACAGTTGGCCATAGCTGTTCAGGGTACTCTCTAACCACAAGGGCCACAACCGCCAGATTTTCAGCAACAATTGGGATGTTTTGGGCATGACACAACTTGTTTTTTTAATGGACCAATTCCATCAGGTGTTCAGGAGTAGATTCGTTCATGACGAGGTCGTCTAAGGTCTCGGCGGCACGGATAATGTGTGGTTTCCCATCCATATCCAATAGCACCACATTCGGGCGCAGTGTGATAAACTGCATCCATTGTGTCATGTTATAGGCACCAACCCGATGTACCACCACCTGATCTCCTCGGTTGAGGGGTGGGAGTTTAATATGCTCGCGGATCACATCAATGTTCATACACAAAGGGCCATATAATACGGCATCTTCTCCATATTGGCCGCAGGCTTGCGCTGTCGAAATGGTATGTTCGTACCAAAAAGCGGTAAAAAGGATGTTGACACCAAAGTCTAATATGGTGGCGCGGCGACCATCCGAGAGCCGTTTATTGGCAATAACCGATCCCAAAAGATATCCTGCATCATCCACCAGTGCCCTTCCCGTTTCCAAGATTAAGGTGGGTAATTGCCCTGCCTGAAATCCAGCATTCAGCAAGACATCTGTAATGGCCTCGGCATAGTCGTGAAAAGAAGGCGCCGCATCTGTCCCATTCAAATAGGCCCCACGCAAGGTATTTTTGGTGGCAAACCCCCCACCCAGATCCAGATACGAGAGCGAGTGCCCAAAGTGTTCGGCGATATGAAGCGCCAGTTTGGATAATTTTTCCGCTGCTATTCGGTAAGCATCTGTCGAAAGCATAAAGGTGCCAATATGACAATGTAAACCCAGCAACTCCAAAATGCCGCCTGTCATAATTTTCTGAACGGCTTCCATTGCCTGTCCAGATTCATAGTTGAACCCAAAACGATCCCAGGTGGGGTACACACCCGTATCCATATTGACACGAATCGCCACTTTTGGCTTGATGCCCAGTTCAACGGCCACCATAGACAACATATTCAGTTCATCAAAGTGGTCTATATGAATTAAAGCACCATGCTGAACCGCCGTTCTCAGATCATCTTCGGTTTTTTCCGGACCATTGAAGATAATTTTATTGCCCGGAACACCATTTCGCAAGGCTTTTTCAAACTCGAACCGAGAAACCACCTCCGCCCAAGAACCTTCTTGATGGAAAACCTGACAAACCGCATTCAGGTAATTGGTTTTATACGACCACGCAAATTGCACTTTGGGATAACGGGTGGAAAATGCACGGTAGGCCGCTTTATAGGTTTGGCGCAGGGTCCGCTCGGAAATCACAAATAACGGAGAGCCATAATCGGCGATTAACTCTTTGACGGCCATGCCATCTATATGGGTAAAAGGCTTGAACCCTGGAGAAGCCCCAAACTTTTGGGTGATGGTACTGTTGAGCATCCGGATTATCGGACGTTCATATCTTAGTTTAGACATCGTATTGCTATTTTGAAAGTTAAGAAGCGGGGGTAATGATCTGGTAGGATTACCAGTAAAACGCCTGAAGTTTTGGACGATGTTCCAGCGTCCCTTGTGTAGAGAATGTCGCAAAGTCACGAAGTTCACAGATCATATCAAAGGCGTAGCGGATAAACATTTTTCCGACTTCATAACCCACCATTGGCGGCACTTCTTCACCAAACGCCAGCCGAACCAAGGCCTCGGGGTGGTTTTGTCCGCAAGCAGCAGAAAGATATACCCAGGCAGGAAAGCGGGGATTGATCTCGATCAGGTACACCTTACCCGTTTTTTCTTCTTTGATCAGTTCCAACTCCATGCCCCCTGCCCATTTTGTCTTGTGCATAACCCGCTCGGCCATCTTTAATAGGACGTTATCACGGATAGAGATTCCGGCCCAAGCTTTTCCCGCCTGAGTGATGTAGGTCTTGCGCATGGCTACCGCCCCAATCAGCACCCCTTTTCCATCTCCCAAAGCCGTCACATTTAGCTCCTGACCCGTAATGTGCGCTTGCACGACCACTGGAGTCCCCCATTTGGCAGCCAGTTTGTAATAGTACTGAATGGCCTCGGCCTCCGAGTGGGCGGTATAGGCTTCGTAGTATTTGCCCTTTACAACCACAGGATATTCAAACGTCCGAAGGGTTTTTACGAATTCCGGAATTGAATAAACTGTTTCGGAGTATGGAACCAGAATCCCGTGCGCTTCGCCAAATTGGTTCAGCTGATGCTTGAACCGCTCCTCAAATTGCGCCAACGTTGGTAAAAACGTTTTTATCCCCATATCCGAAAGAAAAGATTTAAGTTTAATAAATCCAGTAATTTCGGCATCCAATGTTGGGATAATCATATCCATTTGCTCTTGCTCGTGTATCACCAAAAGACGGTCTAACAACACCTGATGGCCATTAGAGGGATAAGGAATCTGATAGACTACATCCACCCATTCGTTCATGTATATCCCAGGATCTAAGGCTTCATACGCCAATCCCACAATCCGTACATCAAAATAAGTACTTTCACGAAGTGCCCGAATAACGGAAATACCCGGCCCTGGACTGTCTATGGCATTGAGACCTGTAACAGCGATGGTATAAAGGGGCTTGCTCATGATGCCTCCAAGATTTGATAGTGGCGTAATACGTCAAAAAAATCGGACACGTCTTTCTCGATAGTGGCAAGATCGGCATCATACCGATGCTCAATCTCCCGCACCACTTCGGCTGTGGTTTGGCCTTGTCGCAATAACCGGAGAATTTCCGCTCCAACCGGATTGACCGAGAAGGAGTCACCACGCTCGGCGTGA
Above is a genomic segment from Bacteroidetes Order II. bacterium containing:
- a CDS encoding T9SS type A sorting domain-containing protein is translated as MKTLTPFILMLCFGTTSLYAQFTTNWSLAHGSMPGLGQGSSSLDLYRGLAYGVVGGNERLYYVSRYTGNHIYILNANTGAAASPAELSLTGVAGGALVLNDVGVSEDGVIFACNVSANSDAASPFRCHRWDTESQLEATHYTFQTPAAARLGDKITVTGSVSGGNLAIWVASVTNNKAYKLTLPASGTVLSGTEYSTDATIGNQASVFPYGAGFVVNGNSTAPKYYETTSATVAGTLPAASIGGTVNNNALRIFSSGGKTFLATFAYSGTIGAAGAQYSIRVANLSNTFATGWSYGFFDIANPASSANGNGAGDVDVRINGDGTATIFAMATNNGIVSVNTTNSLATLSDREENPLPTAFYLSAPYPNPFNPSANVTFSVKQGQSVTLTLVNLLGQSVQALFTGSVPANALQTVRINAGNLPAGTYFVRLSGETFHTTRPLTLLK
- a CDS encoding tetratricopeptide repeat protein, which encodes MKRFKLTSFICLIGFFYLFTSVNNLYAQDVQQAFKSSYTAENNKDYASAITSLRRVYSNTYEMNLRLGWLYYLDGKYQESISYYEKCIQQMPMSIEARLGYVQPAYALEKWNDMLNQYLAILQIDPNHSKANYQTGVAYYYRKDYPRAEKYLQKVLNMYPFDYYSLLMLGWTKFNLGKRNEAKVLFNKVLLYAPDDTSAKEGLSLIR
- a CDS encoding tetratricopeptide repeat protein, whose protein sequence is MKSIRLCLYLLLLFTTWGNVKAQERSLSYPEILDQTDAAFQKAHWKEVVQICEKALAEGNDAFVIRQYLGIAYYRQKQYTQALPHFRKALAYFGSEPITQEYLYFTLLLLDRGLEANAVAREMEPEDQARLGLKPNRKWMFTYIEPGAKLSTLEGLKPMVLSTLGIGHRLGRTMEAYHAGAYIAQENNGFRYQQYQYYLLNQGLVVPNQTVETALHVVGMNGKSNTFGMEQKGLALYGGWRWAPTRWEITPQVTWTRLQTALQTSAGATVKDSSATTTQVGLSVGYWPRMGKGRIWLGWQNEVALHKYDTLLEENSQVFFLMKARIWAQIHPKLNLTTFYYAGRVPLASEDKGSLFLNSPDLTTKKWGLMAEFPVTPNVSLYGVYQLEAKEKSNTSYQNHAIITGIKIKP
- a CDS encoding urea transporter; translated protein: MPKTSQLLLKIWRLWPLWLESTLNSYGQLFFSQSRVLSVMVMVASFTNWEVGRWGLPAIWLTHALAWIAGFDKSLIRGGMLGLNSLLVVFGLALLFQVNFPFVLLLVAACMFTLVIGVALHYGLSHWGVPVLSLPFVLGIWMMEVASRQFALLEWSTGSIYTLNELYKWGGSGLVQAYEAFLGVQLPSLMEGYLRSLAAILFQNNWFAGLLIALGLLVASRILFSLSIMGFLLGYGSQWMLGMDLTTLNYGTLGFNYVLTTLALGGYFFIPNVHSYGLAMAVIPLVMTLNAGLSEFAKMFQVPIYSLPFALATGFMMYVIKFSNRTDVLAPVLLQLRSPEENLYAYHNQKQRFKGFVWQQIYLPFFGTWRVSQGHNGGITHREHWQYAWDFDQTDAEGRTFEYPGMHRENYYCYNLPALAPANGVVVAVQDHIPENEIGQINLGQNWGNTVVIQHAEGLYSKLSHLKAGTVCVKTGDIVQTGQRLGVVGNSGRSPEPHLHFQLQATPYIGAATLRYPIAAYLTHSTEGVALRQYGYPEEGEQISAVQSHAGLAAAFAFLPGQTVSFQREDKEGEVTHWQVETDAWNKTCFHEVASGTRAYFVNDGTVFYFTHYEGDRKSDLFAFYMGCHKVLLAFYRGVSVFDELPLHQIWQTPRRWISDFWSPFHVTGKAAFTAINEAPEEVPQDITVRSSVELFIGSHKKQQYAFKTQIVQGHITAFSGQFGNVNLTLRRISPAL
- a CDS encoding alanine racemase, with amino-acid sequence MSKLRYERPIIRMLNSTITQKFGASPGFKPFTHIDGMAVKELIADYGSPLFVISERTLRQTYKAAYRAFSTRYPKVQFAWSYKTNYLNAVCQVFHQEGSWAEVVSRFEFEKALRNGVPGNKIIFNGPEKTEDDLRTAVQHGALIHIDHFDELNMLSMVAVELGIKPKVAIRVNMDTGVYPTWDRFGFNYESGQAMEAVQKIMTGGILELLGLHCHIGTFMLSTDAYRIAAEKLSKLALHIAEHFGHSLSYLDLGGGFATKNTLRGAYLNGTDAAPSFHDYAEAITDVLLNAGFQAGQLPTLILETGRALVDDAGYLLGSVIANKRLSDGRRATILDFGVNILFTAFWYEHTISTAQACGQYGEDAVLYGPLCMNIDVIREHIKLPPLNRGDQVVVHRVGAYNMTQWMQFITLRPNVVLLDMDGKPHIIRAAETLDDLVMNESTPEHLMELVH
- a CDS encoding ATP-grasp domain-containing protein; translated protein: MSKPLYTIAVTGLNAIDSPGPGISVIRALRESTYFDVRIVGLAYEALDPGIYMNEWVDVVYQIPYPSNGHQVLLDRLLVIHEQEQMDMIIPTLDAEITGFIKLKSFLSDMGIKTFLPTLAQFEERFKHQLNQFGEAHGILVPYSETVYSIPEFVKTLRTFEYPVVVKGKYYEAYTAHSEAEAIQYYYKLAAKWGTPVVVQAHITGQELNVTALGDGKGVLIGAVAMRKTYITQAGKAWAGISIRDNVLLKMAERVMHKTKWAGGMELELIKEEKTGKVYLIEINPRFPAWVYLSAACGQNHPEALVRLAFGEEVPPMVGYEVGKMFIRYAFDMICELRDFATFSTQGTLEHRPKLQAFYW
- a CDS encoding PqqD family protein, which translates into the protein MTINPNVAVSEGGFVFHAERGDSFSVNPVGAEILRLLRQGQTTAEVVREIEHRYDADLATIEKDVSDFFDVLRHYQILEAS